In Terriglobia bacterium, one DNA window encodes the following:
- the pruA gene encoding L-glutamate gamma-semialdehyde dehydrogenase has protein sequence MATVQAPEAIAVGPFHNEPATDFSRSENVQAMRTAIEKVRAQLGREYPLIIGSKNVTTKDKIRSLNPAKPTELVGLFQKAGKEEVEPAMKAALKAFEKWSRTPVEERVNLLFRVGDIIRRRKHEFSAWMIFEVSKNYAEADADVAELIDFCEFYGREALRLAKAEPPVQLPGERDHLWYIPLGVGVVIPPWNFPSAIMGGMTLASIVCGNTVILKPSSDSPAIAQKFMEALLEAGMPEGVVNYCPGAGASFGDALVAHPKTRYIAFTGSREVGLRINHVAAQTAAGQIWIKRTVLEMGGKDAIIVDADANNIDAAVEGVAAAAFGFQGQKCSACSRLILDEKIYDSFIDKLKARVEKITVGDATQNPGMGAVINEASMKSILDYIDHGRRDGRLITGGRRDSKAGEGYFIQPTVIADIAPKSKLEQEEIFGPVLAVMKSRNFDHALEIANDTEFGLTGAVYSGSREKLERAKREFHVGNLYLNRKCTGAMVGAHPFGGFNMSGTDSKAGGPDYLYLFTQAKSIGEKLT, from the coding sequence ATGGCCACCGTTCAGGCGCCCGAAGCCATCGCCGTTGGGCCGTTTCACAACGAGCCCGCTACCGACTTCAGTAGATCAGAGAATGTGCAGGCGATGCGCACCGCCATCGAGAAAGTGCGCGCCCAACTCGGCCGCGAATATCCGCTGATCATCGGCAGCAAGAACGTCACCACCAAGGACAAGATTCGCTCCCTCAATCCCGCCAAGCCGACCGAACTGGTGGGCCTGTTCCAGAAAGCGGGCAAGGAAGAAGTGGAGCCGGCCATGAAGGCGGCGCTCAAGGCGTTCGAGAAGTGGAGCCGCACGCCTGTGGAGGAACGCGTCAACCTGCTGTTCCGGGTCGGCGACATCATCCGCCGGCGCAAGCACGAGTTTTCGGCGTGGATGATCTTCGAGGTGAGCAAGAATTACGCCGAGGCCGACGCCGACGTCGCCGAGCTGATCGACTTCTGCGAGTTCTACGGGCGCGAGGCGCTGCGTCTGGCCAAGGCCGAGCCGCCGGTGCAACTGCCCGGCGAGCGCGACCACCTATGGTACATTCCGCTCGGCGTAGGGGTGGTGATTCCGCCGTGGAATTTCCCCAGCGCCATCATGGGGGGCATGACGCTGGCGTCCATCGTCTGCGGCAACACGGTGATCCTGAAGCCCTCGAGCGACTCGCCCGCCATCGCGCAGAAGTTCATGGAAGCGCTGCTGGAGGCCGGAATGCCGGAGGGCGTGGTCAACTACTGCCCCGGCGCCGGCGCCAGCTTTGGCGACGCGCTGGTGGCGCATCCCAAGACGCGTTACATCGCCTTCACCGGCTCGCGCGAAGTCGGGCTGCGCATCAACCACGTGGCCGCACAAACCGCTGCCGGCCAGATCTGGATCAAGCGCACGGTGCTGGAAATGGGCGGCAAGGACGCCATCATCGTGGACGCCGACGCCAACAACATAGACGCCGCCGTCGAAGGCGTCGCCGCTGCCGCTTTCGGCTTCCAGGGCCAGAAGTGCTCCGCCTGCTCGCGTCTCATCCTCGACGAGAAGATCTACGACAGCTTCATCGACAAGCTGAAGGCGCGGGTGGAGAAGATCACGGTCGGCGACGCGACGCAGAATCCCGGCATGGGGGCGGTCATCAATGAAGCATCGATGAAATCCATCCTCGACTACATCGACCACGGCCGGCGCGACGGACGCTTGATCACCGGCGGCCGGCGCGACAGCAAGGCCGGCGAAGGCTATTTTATCCAGCCCACGGTGATTGCCGACATCGCGCCGAAGTCGAAATTGGAACAGGAGGAAATCTTCGGCCCGGTTCTGGCGGTGATGAAGTCGCGCAACTTCGATCACGCGCTGGAAATCGCCAACGACACCGAGTTCGGACTCACCGGCGCCGTCTATTCCGGCTCGCGGGAGAAGCTGGAAAGGGCTAAGCGCGAGTTCCATGTCGGTAACCTGTACCTGAATCGCAAGTGCACGGGAGCCATGGTGGGGGCGCATCCGTTTGGCGGATTCAACATGTCGGGGACCGACTCTAAAGCCGGCGGCCCCGATTACCTCTACTTGTTCACGCAGGCGAAGTCGATCGGCGAAAAGCTGACGTAA
- a CDS encoding AAA family ATPase encodes MPNYESIPTQLREPALWLQYYPSPNPKRPDKKPSKHPEVKYGTPEERKSNLRSLDYLIANRTLRPGGGYQRWADPSEKLTYIDLDHCRNPETGAITEEAQAIINVLDTFTEISESGTGLHLVCRAGLAADFKPDGTRVEIWGSGQIPNRLLAMTGNLYGGQDAIEDRQQQSEKLLRRAQAGEFGPAPRVETPVVWRDRLRAPCDLQTGDVRMLIDRILSEGNTIVGAAPCVGKTWFSLSISKALVTGMPFLGMFKVPEPVKVLYLIPEQGDRSLRSRVQKLGIPMDGSVFRCATMRDGLLTLGDPALVAAVEEWHPVVVLDTAIRFAGFKDENSSAENSSGLFAGISELMRLGALGVISNHHIAKRFALNDKGKLPLAELENLRGTSDLGAMADTVWMLQPDDGGGEEGWLEESRDLTRLWVTNVKPREFDPAEPFRIQGRPHIDQHGDFVVLTDEEARPGEQITDVGEQAARLIAADPRITKAALTKALGVSRSHFADPPGWRYVPPPRGCKSGGHWEPKEEQELGI; translated from the coding sequence GTGCCTAACTACGAAAGCATCCCGACGCAGTTGCGCGAGCCAGCGCTGTGGCTTCAGTACTACCCCTCCCCGAACCCTAAGCGCCCGGACAAGAAGCCCAGCAAGCATCCCGAGGTTAAATACGGGACGCCAGAGGAGCGCAAATCCAATCTGCGTTCGCTGGACTATTTGATTGCAAATCGGACGCTGCGGCCCGGCGGAGGATACCAGCGCTGGGCAGACCCATCTGAAAAACTCACTTACATCGACCTTGACCACTGCCGCAATCCGGAGACGGGCGCAATCACCGAGGAGGCGCAGGCAATCATCAACGTGCTCGATACGTTCACCGAAATCAGCGAGAGCGGCACGGGCCTCCATCTCGTCTGCCGCGCTGGGCTGGCCGCCGATTTCAAGCCTGATGGCACGCGCGTGGAAATCTGGGGTTCGGGGCAAATACCTAATCGCCTGCTGGCGATGACCGGAAATTTGTACGGTGGACAGGACGCCATCGAGGACCGGCAGCAGCAGTCCGAGAAGCTACTGCGGAGGGCGCAAGCCGGTGAGTTCGGCCCAGCGCCGCGCGTGGAGACGCCGGTGGTATGGCGGGACAGACTCCGTGCCCCATGCGACCTGCAGACGGGTGACGTTCGGATGCTGATTGACCGCATCCTGTCGGAGGGCAATACCATCGTCGGCGCAGCGCCATGCGTCGGTAAGACGTGGTTCTCGCTGTCGATTTCCAAGGCGCTGGTCACCGGCATGCCGTTCCTCGGCATGTTCAAGGTGCCCGAGCCGGTCAAGGTCTTGTACCTCATACCGGAGCAGGGCGACCGCTCGCTCCGAAGCCGAGTTCAGAAGCTAGGTATACCGATGGACGGCTCCGTATTCCGGTGCGCCACCATGCGCGATGGCCTGCTCACGTTAGGCGACCCAGCGCTGGTGGCTGCAGTCGAGGAGTGGCATCCGGTCGTTGTGCTAGACACTGCCATCCGTTTTGCGGGATTTAAGGACGAGAACTCCAGCGCCGAGAACTCCAGTGGATTGTTCGCAGGTATTTCCGAGCTGATGCGTCTGGGTGCGCTCGGGGTGATTTCCAATCACCACATCGCAAAACGATTTGCTCTAAATGACAAGGGAAAGCTGCCCCTCGCCGAGCTGGAGAACCTGCGCGGCACATCCGACCTCGGTGCAATGGCCGATACCGTCTGGATGCTGCAGCCGGACGACGGCGGAGGAGAGGAGGGCTGGCTGGAAGAGTCAAGGGACCTGACCCGCCTGTGGGTAACTAACGTCAAGCCCCGCGAGTTCGACCCGGCAGAACCGTTCCGCATCCAAGGCCGCCCGCACATCGACCAGCACGGGGATTTCGTCGTCCTGACGGACGAGGAGGCCCGGCCCGGTGAGCAGATAACCGATGTGGGCGAGCAGGCCGCGCGGCTGATTGCAGCGGACCCAC
- a CDS encoding helix-turn-helix domain-containing protein: protein MATTPHSEPLLMDINAAAAFVGVGSGVIRGWASDGLAFVRAGRGGKKMFARRDIERYVERRKESAGA, encoded by the coding sequence ATGGCCACGACCCCGCATTCCGAACCGCTCCTGATGGATATCAACGCTGCCGCTGCGTTCGTTGGTGTCGGCTCCGGCGTCATCAGGGGCTGGGCATCGGACGGACTTGCCTTCGTTCGCGCGGGTCGGGGCGGAAAAAAGATGTTCGCGCGTCGAGACATTGAACGATACGTCGAGCGACGGAAGGAAAGCGCCGGTGCCTAA